In Rhodospirillales bacterium, a single genomic region encodes these proteins:
- a CDS encoding gamma-glutamylcyclotransferase, whose translation MLHLSYGSNMFRARIEARLGPCERVGAAYLTGHALRFHKVGGRDGTGKCDAFHTGHPDDRVWGALDRLTDAQIAKLDAIEGPGYRREPVRVTLGEQSMDATLYLAKPEARDAGLQPLDWYKKLVLAGARELDLPLGYIVAIEAVPSLPDLQVQ comes from the coding sequence TTGCTGCACCTGTCGTACGGATCCAACATGTTCAGGGCGCGTATCGAGGCCCGTCTCGGCCCCTGCGAGCGGGTTGGGGCAGCCTATCTCACCGGACACGCGCTCCGATTTCACAAGGTGGGTGGGCGAGATGGCACCGGCAAATGCGATGCGTTCCACACTGGCCATCCGGACGACCGGGTATGGGGCGCGCTCGACCGTCTGACTGATGCTCAGATCGCCAAACTGGACGCGATTGAAGGCCCTGGATACCGGCGGGAACCCGTCAGGGTGACGCTCGGCGAACAATCGATGGACGCCACGTTGTATCTGGCGAAACCGGAAGCACGCGACGCCGGCCTCCAGCCGCTCGACTGGTACAAGAAGCTGGTGCTCGCGGGAGCCCGGGAACTTGACCTACCGTTGGGCTACATCGTCGCCATCGAAGCGGTTCCTTCGCTTCCGGACCTCCAGGTGCAGTAG
- a CDS encoding C4-dicarboxylate TRAP transporter substrate-binding protein, with amino-acid sequence MPRVIKFGMAVALLAGGLTATNATAKDLIFAIGLPPIHTWSKTLAYVDEHIDERSGGALSTEVFYGSLLNLKQGLNGVRDGLADAALLVPGYHPAEMPQVNLILDLAMLGQNATVLSAATSEYMFTCPECLAESEANGSVFLAMTSNAPYMLLTTEPMTTVESLRGKNIRSFSAFGRWVEFIGGIKMSLSANDIYDALSRGTLDANLHPATELYNLNFKDVAKYITRLPLGTYHGNQFNMNIDTWRNLTTDERRLLLDLFAEASALTTVQFQTFNDDILNGGGAADGIQVLEPAPELVAATEQFIAEDMAKMEAMARDNYGITDAGPRIARFTVLIEKWRGLLAAIDATDVDAVTALYKREIWDRVDAATHGM; translated from the coding sequence ATGCCGAGGGTGATCAAGTTCGGAATGGCAGTGGCTCTCCTTGCGGGCGGCCTGACTGCCACCAACGCTACTGCCAAGGATTTGATCTTCGCCATCGGCTTGCCGCCCATTCACACCTGGTCGAAGACGCTGGCCTACGTCGACGAGCACATCGACGAACGGTCCGGCGGGGCGCTCTCGACGGAGGTCTTCTACGGGTCGCTCCTTAACCTCAAGCAGGGGCTCAACGGAGTCCGCGATGGACTGGCCGATGCCGCCCTCCTGGTGCCCGGCTATCACCCGGCGGAGATGCCCCAGGTCAACCTGATTCTCGACCTGGCGATGCTCGGGCAAAACGCCACGGTCCTCTCGGCCGCAACCAGCGAATACATGTTCACCTGCCCGGAGTGCCTGGCGGAATCCGAGGCCAACGGTTCCGTGTTTCTCGCCATGACCTCGAACGCCCCGTACATGTTGCTCACCACGGAGCCGATGACCACGGTGGAGTCCCTCAGGGGCAAGAACATCCGCAGCTTCTCGGCGTTCGGGCGGTGGGTCGAGTTCATCGGCGGGATCAAGATGTCACTGTCAGCCAACGACATCTACGACGCCCTGAGCCGCGGGACGCTGGACGCGAACCTGCATCCCGCCACCGAGCTCTACAACCTGAACTTCAAGGACGTCGCCAAGTACATCACGCGGCTGCCGCTTGGCACCTACCACGGCAATCAGTTCAACATGAACATCGACACGTGGCGGAATCTCACAACCGACGAGCGTCGCCTCTTGCTGGACCTGTTCGCCGAAGCATCGGCTCTGACCACAGTGCAGTTCCAGACGTTCAACGACGACATCCTGAACGGCGGCGGAGCCGCCGACGGGATCCAGGTTCTGGAACCGGCGCCGGAGCTGGTGGCGGCCACCGAACAGTTCATCGCCGAGGACATGGCCAAGATGGAGGCCATGGCCAGGGACAACTACGGCATCACGGATGCCGGGCCCCGCATTGCGCGGTTCACCGTCCTGATCGAGAAGTGGCGCGGACTGCTGGCGGCCATTGACGCGACCGATGTGGACGCGGTGACGGCGCTCTACAAGCGCGAGATCTGGGACCGTGTCGATGCCGCCACGCATGGGATGTGA
- a CDS encoding TRAP transporter small permease translates to MAVVLMMLHITLDVFMRLIGHPIPATVTIVPHYYMLPIIFLPLALAERNDAHITVEVFVQLLRRRWQRVLAVVSWVASAVVFSLLFYQTLLDALEKTAVGTFMMEVDWKIPIWASYYFLPVGFALVVVVLLYRIAVTVMGVKSSLGEVQHDAFRESHVGPE, encoded by the coding sequence GTGGCGGTCGTCCTGATGATGCTGCACATCACGCTGGATGTGTTCATGCGGCTGATCGGCCACCCGATCCCGGCCACGGTGACCATCGTGCCGCACTACTACATGCTGCCGATCATCTTCCTGCCGCTGGCGCTGGCCGAGCGCAACGACGCTCACATCACGGTGGAAGTCTTCGTCCAGCTGCTGCGCCGGCGCTGGCAGCGAGTACTCGCGGTGGTGAGCTGGGTGGCCTCGGCGGTCGTCTTCAGCCTGCTCTTCTACCAGACCCTTCTCGACGCATTGGAGAAAACGGCGGTCGGCACATTCATGATGGAGGTCGATTGGAAGATTCCGATCTGGGCTTCTTACTATTTCCTGCCGGTCGGCTTCGCACTGGTCGTGGTCGTGCTGCTCTACCGGATTGCGGTGACGGTCATGGGGGTGAAGAGCAGCCTGGGCGAGGTCCAGCACGACGCCTTCAGAGAATCCCACGTCGGCCCGGAATAG
- a CDS encoding TRAP transporter large permease encodes MFDRTEIGLIGIGVLLVLILLRIPVGISLIAVSFGGIWVLVGLKPAWGILTAVPFDFGAKWTLTSVPMFLLMGFCCYHAGLTRGLFEAARKWLSALPGGLAVASVFGAAGFSAVTGSSVACAAAMGRIAVPEMLRNRYDATLATGTVAVAGTIGALIPPSILLILYGIFVQVPISKLFLGGIGAGLLTVAAYTLVIIVRAKLHPELAPAVRERTSLGEKLLALADTWPIILLVIGVFGGLFAGVFTPTEAGAVGAFLAFVIAGAKGALTWATSRQAVVETIQTTAAIFVIAIGANLLTRFLALSGASQFLSQMVIDLGADTVLLMAGIAVMFLILGMFLEPLGAMLLTIPVLLPILQDTGLSLIWFGVVLTKFLEIGMITPPIGLNVFVIKGVVGNLATTTQIFKGIVYFLLADIVVVVLLMMFPDLILFWPNLID; translated from the coding sequence GTGTTCGACCGCACCGAAATCGGACTGATCGGAATCGGCGTCCTGCTCGTCCTGATCCTGCTGCGGATTCCGGTGGGGATTTCGCTGATCGCGGTGTCGTTCGGCGGGATCTGGGTGCTCGTCGGGCTGAAGCCGGCTTGGGGGATCCTGACGGCCGTTCCGTTCGACTTCGGGGCCAAGTGGACCCTCACCTCGGTACCCATGTTCCTGCTCATGGGCTTCTGCTGCTACCACGCCGGTCTCACCCGGGGCCTATTCGAGGCCGCGCGCAAGTGGCTGTCCGCGCTCCCCGGCGGGCTGGCGGTTGCCTCGGTGTTCGGGGCCGCGGGGTTCTCGGCCGTTACCGGATCCTCCGTCGCCTGTGCCGCCGCGATGGGCCGGATCGCGGTGCCCGAGATGTTGCGGAACCGGTACGATGCCACCCTCGCGACCGGCACCGTGGCCGTGGCGGGGACCATCGGCGCGCTGATCCCGCCGTCGATCCTGCTCATCCTGTACGGCATCTTCGTGCAGGTGCCGATCTCCAAGCTGTTCCTCGGCGGCATCGGTGCCGGCCTGCTGACCGTGGCCGCCTACACGCTCGTCATCATCGTCCGGGCCAAGCTACATCCGGAGCTCGCGCCGGCCGTCCGCGAGCGCACGTCGCTCGGCGAGAAACTGCTGGCGCTGGCCGATACGTGGCCGATCATTCTCCTGGTCATCGGGGTGTTCGGCGGCCTGTTCGCGGGCGTGTTCACGCCGACCGAGGCTGGCGCGGTGGGCGCCTTCCTCGCCTTCGTCATCGCCGGCGCGAAAGGCGCGCTGACCTGGGCGACGTCACGGCAGGCGGTTGTCGAAACCATTCAGACCACGGCTGCGATCTTCGTCATCGCTATCGGCGCGAACCTGCTGACCCGTTTCCTGGCGCTCTCCGGCGCCTCGCAGTTCCTGTCGCAGATGGTCATCGATCTCGGCGCCGACACCGTGCTGCTGATGGCCGGTATCGCCGTGATGTTCCTGATCCTCGGGATGTTTCTAGAGCCGCTCGGCGCGATGCTGCTCACCATCCCGGTGCTGCTGCCGATTCTTCAGGACACCGGGCTCAGCTTGATCTGGTTCGGCGTGGTCCTGACGAAGTTCCTGGAAATCGGGATGATCACGCCGCCCATTGGGCTTAACGTCTTCGTGATCAAGGGGGTGGTAGGCAATCTCGCCACCACCACGCAGATCTTCAAGGGCATTGTGTACTTCCTGCTGGCCGACATCGTAGTGGTCGTGCTGCTCATGATGTTTCCCGACCTAATCCTGTTCTGGCCGAACCTGATCGACTGA
- a CDS encoding AMP-binding protein, with protein sequence MDQDAVVSEAEYLDRLRAIQAANWPAGVPREPHYPLGEIALTDHLRHWATETPDAALYNYYGRVVTFAEMDRLSDRFAALLQQEGVGPGDAVAVFLGNCPQFAVAFFGILKAGAIHVPVNPMFKAHELTYELNDTQATLIVADHALVPLVRSVEGQTNVRRVYGTGIGALIPEEPAFHVPEAVAGSARTSDADDLLVALERAGEPRRVAPNLDAVAALNYTGGTTGLPKGCVHTQRDMLYTAATACATNCPLEAGDTTVNFHPLFWIAGEDLGLIFPAFAGATCILLARWDPLSYMQAVHAERPNRAVLLVDSAVALMEHPEVGRYDLRSIDTTGVSSFVKKLNTEYRARWRRLTGSTMVELSYGMTETHTCDTFTVGLQDGDFDLSIQPIMCGFPVPGTELKVCDFETGALLPLGAEGEICVRSPSTLKAYWNKPDATVEALRDGWLHTGDIGVINERGLLQFLGRRKEMLKVSGMSVFPAEIEAMLGRHPAVVGSGVIGRPDDDRGEVPVAFVVLDPDREAAVSVADIRSWCREAMATFKCPEVRIVEALPMTATGKVKKGELAKLL encoded by the coding sequence ATGGATCAAGACGCTGTCGTATCCGAAGCCGAGTACCTGGACCGCCTCCGCGCGATTCAGGCCGCCAACTGGCCGGCCGGCGTGCCCAGGGAGCCGCACTACCCGCTCGGCGAGATCGCGCTGACCGACCATCTCCGGCACTGGGCCACCGAGACCCCGGATGCGGCGCTCTACAACTACTACGGCCGGGTCGTGACGTTCGCCGAGATGGATCGGCTCAGCGACCGGTTCGCGGCGCTGCTCCAGCAGGAAGGTGTCGGCCCGGGCGACGCGGTGGCGGTGTTTCTCGGCAACTGCCCGCAATTCGCGGTGGCGTTCTTCGGCATCCTCAAGGCGGGCGCGATTCACGTTCCCGTCAATCCGATGTTCAAGGCGCACGAGCTCACGTACGAACTCAACGACACACAGGCGACGCTCATCGTCGCGGATCACGCGCTGGTTCCGCTTGTGCGCTCGGTCGAGGGTCAGACCAACGTCCGGCGGGTGTACGGGACCGGCATCGGCGCCCTGATTCCGGAGGAGCCCGCCTTCCACGTGCCGGAAGCCGTGGCCGGATCGGCGCGCACGTCCGATGCCGACGACCTCCTGGTCGCCCTGGAACGGGCCGGGGAACCCAGGCGGGTCGCTCCCAACCTCGACGCCGTCGCCGCCCTCAACTACACCGGCGGGACCACGGGCCTGCCGAAGGGATGCGTCCATACCCAGCGCGACATGCTCTACACGGCCGCGACGGCGTGCGCGACCAATTGTCCCCTCGAAGCCGGCGACACGACGGTCAACTTCCACCCGCTGTTCTGGATTGCCGGCGAGGACCTCGGGCTGATTTTCCCCGCGTTCGCCGGCGCGACGTGCATTCTGCTCGCGCGCTGGGACCCCCTCAGCTACATGCAGGCCGTCCACGCCGAACGGCCCAATCGCGCGGTGCTGCTGGTGGACAGCGCGGTGGCGCTCATGGAGCATCCCGAGGTCGGGCGCTACGACCTCAGGTCGATCGACACGACCGGGGTGTCTTCCTTCGTCAAGAAGCTCAACACGGAATACCGGGCGCGCTGGCGGCGGCTGACCGGCTCGACGATGGTAGAGCTGTCCTACGGGATGACCGAGACCCACACGTGCGACACTTTCACGGTGGGGCTGCAGGACGGCGATTTCGATCTCAGCATACAGCCCATCATGTGCGGTTTTCCGGTGCCCGGAACGGAACTCAAGGTCTGCGACTTCGAGACCGGCGCGCTGCTGCCGCTGGGCGCGGAAGGCGAGATCTGCGTGCGCTCGCCGTCGACCCTGAAGGCGTACTGGAACAAGCCGGATGCAACCGTCGAGGCGCTCCGCGACGGCTGGCTGCACACCGGCGACATCGGCGTGATCAACGAGCGGGGACTGCTGCAGTTCCTCGGCCGGCGCAAGGAAATGCTCAAGGTCAGCGGCATGTCCGTCTTCCCCGCCGAGATCGAGGCCATGCTCGGCCGCCATCCGGCCGTCGTCGGTTCGGGCGTCATCGGACGGCCGGACGACGACCGCGGCGAAGTCCCCGTGGCGTTCGTCGTACTCGACCCGGACCGGGAAGCCGCGGTCTCGGTGGCCGATATTCGATCGTGGTGCCGGGAGGCCATGGCCACCTTCAAGTGTCCGGAGGTGCGGATCGTGGAGGCGCTGCCCATGACGGCAACCGGCAAGGTAAAGAAGGGCGAGCTGGCGAAGTTGCTGTAA
- a CDS encoding ATP-binding protein — MAASPVVVLMGARQTGKSTLVQSEPFLDDRLYLTLDDLGVRERARMNPDDLVRSAERIILDEVQREPDVLLAVKRAVDEDRPRKNGRFVLTGSANLLLTHRVSESLAGRATYVNLWPLTRRERMGHGRAGIWSEFFSASVSKWPELVASRPAVPASWQDEVRRGGYPTPATELPSEEACTLWFDGYLRTYLERDLQTVAAISNLVDFRRFMRAACLRLGTVVNQTGLGRDTQVPRATAQRYLNLLEASFQLVRVEAYALSHTKRLVKSPKLYWSDPGLALWLGGTDAASGALLENLVLSDLLVWRDSQIPAPEVLFWRTATDLEVDFVLETRGGLLPVEVKAATSPGFADTRGLRAFREEYRNQFVGGLLLHGGSQTQWMSDEILAVPWWRVL; from the coding sequence TTGGCCGCATCACCGGTCGTCGTTCTGATGGGTGCCCGTCAGACCGGCAAAAGTACGCTGGTGCAGTCCGAGCCGTTTCTCGACGATCGTCTCTACCTGACCCTCGACGATCTTGGGGTTCGGGAGCGCGCGCGAATGAACCCTGATGACCTGGTCAGGAGCGCCGAGCGGATCATTCTCGATGAGGTTCAGCGCGAGCCGGACGTGCTACTGGCGGTCAAGCGTGCGGTGGATGAAGACCGCCCCCGCAAGAACGGCCGCTTTGTTCTCACGGGTTCCGCCAACCTGCTTCTGACGCACCGTGTCTCGGAATCTCTGGCCGGCCGGGCAACCTACGTCAATCTGTGGCCACTGACCCGCCGGGAACGGATGGGACATGGCCGTGCCGGAATCTGGAGCGAGTTCTTCTCGGCATCCGTATCCAAGTGGCCTGAACTAGTCGCATCTAGGCCTGCCGTACCGGCGAGTTGGCAGGACGAGGTGCGCCGTGGCGGGTATCCGACTCCGGCAACGGAACTTCCGAGCGAAGAGGCCTGCACACTGTGGTTCGACGGCTACCTTCGCACCTACCTTGAGCGTGATCTCCAGACCGTTGCAGCGATCAGCAACCTGGTCGATTTCCGGCGCTTCATGCGTGCCGCCTGCCTGCGTCTTGGCACCGTGGTCAACCAGACCGGATTGGGTCGCGACACCCAGGTTCCTCGTGCGACGGCGCAGCGCTACCTCAATTTACTCGAAGCTTCCTTCCAGCTGGTACGCGTTGAGGCCTATGCGCTCAGCCACACTAAACGGTTGGTCAAGAGCCCAAAGCTCTATTGGAGCGATCCGGGGCTCGCCCTTTGGCTGGGCGGTACCGACGCTGCTTCCGGAGCCCTTCTTGAGAATCTGGTCCTGAGCGACCTCCTGGTGTGGCGCGATAGTCAGATTCCCGCTCCCGAAGTCCTGTTTTGGCGCACCGCCACCGACCTCGAGGTTGATTTCGTTCTCGAGACCCGTGGCGGCCTCCTGCCGGTCGAAGTCAAAGCCGCAACGAGCCCTGGCTTTGCCGATACTCGGGGCCTTCGGGCGTTTCGGGAGGAATACCGCAACCAGTTTGTCGGTGGCCTGCTGCTCCATGGCGGAAGCCAGACGCAGTGGATGTCCGACGAGATCCTCGCTGTTCCCTGGTGGCGGGTGTTGTAG
- a CDS encoding helix-turn-helix domain-containing protein has product MPTPHNPPAAVRRALRKLGADIRDARRRRRLPMAVVAERAFTSRSTLQRVEAGDTNVGIGIYAGVLQALGLLDGLSQIADIGNDSVGQALASAELPKHVHLRRPAGSSGNG; this is encoded by the coding sequence ATGCCGACACCCCACAACCCTCCTGCCGCCGTTCGGCGGGCATTGCGCAAACTTGGAGCGGACATCCGTGATGCCCGTCGCCGCCGGCGGCTGCCCATGGCGGTCGTGGCGGAACGCGCCTTCACGTCCCGCTCGACCCTTCAAAGAGTCGAGGCCGGCGACACCAATGTCGGCATCGGCATCTACGCCGGTGTCCTGCAGGCGCTCGGACTGCTCGACGGCCTGAGCCAGATTGCCGACATCGGCAATGACAGCGTCGGACAGGCCCTCGCCAGCGCGGAGCTGCCCAAGCATGTCCATCTCAGGCGGCCGGCCGGATCGTCCGGCAATGGCTGA